ATCTGAAAGAAAGCAGGTCCACAGATTCCGCACCTGACACAGATTCCAAAGCTGCAGAAATCTGTGTGAATCTGTGAAATCTGTGGAGAAAAAGTTCTTATGAATCCCTTCGAATCCCTCGGCCTGAAGCACGATGGCCGCACCCTCTGGGTGCTGGACCAGACCCAGCTCCCCGATGCAGAGGTGTGGCTGGATGGCAGCGAGCCGGAAGCCATGGTCGCGCTTATCAAGCGGTTGGCCGTGCGCGGCGCCCCCCTCATCGGCGTAGCTGCTGCGGCCTGCCTGGCCACCTTCGCCCAGCGGGGCGCAGGCGCCGTCGAATATGCAGCTGCCTGTGCCGCTCTGCGCGCGGCACGACCCACGGCGGTGAACCTGATGTGGGCCATGGATCGCATGAAGAATGTCACCGATCCCGTGGCCGAAGCCCAGGCCATCTTCGAGGAGGATGTGCGTCTTTGTGAGGGCATGGCGCTTCACGGTGCCGCCCTGATCCAGGATGGTGAGGGGATCCTCACCCACTGCAACACGGGCGGCCTTGCCACGGCAGGCATCGGCACAGCCCTGGGCGTCATCCGCCGCGCCCACGAGCAGGGGAAACGCATCCATGTGTACGCCGATGAAACACGGCCCCTCCTCCAAGGTGGCCGCCTCACGGCCTGGGAGCTCAAACGCCTCGGCATTCCCGCCACCCTCATCACCGACAGCATGGCGGCTCTTCTCCTGCGCGATGGGCGGATCCAACGCGTGCTGGTGGGCTCAGACCGAGTGGCCGCCAACGGCGATTTCGCGAACAAGGTGGGCACCTACGGGGTGGCGGTGCAGGCGCGCTTCCACGGTGTGCCCTTCCATCCCGTGGCTCCCTTCTCCACCGTGGACCTGGCCTGTCCTGACGGCGCCGCAATTCCCATTGAAGAACGGAATCCGGAGGAGGTTCGCGGGTTTGGCACCATCCGCTGGGCCCCTGACGGCATGCCCGCCTGGAATCCCAGTTTTGATGTCACTCCCGTGGATCTGGTCACCAGCCTCATCCTGGATCGTGGGGTGTACACGGCACAGGCGCTCAAGGCTGGGGCCCTGCTTCGGGCTTAGAAACCGGCTGCCGCCCCCTCCATCATCCGAAACATCAAGATGGCCCCGGCGGCAGCCACGTTGAGGCTGTCCATGCCTGAGGCCATGGGGATGGCCACGGTGCGGTCGCAACCCGCGATCTGCTCGGCATCAAGCCCCAGGTCTTCGGGACCCATGACCAGCGCGCAGCGGGAGGCCGGTCGCCAGGTCCTGGCATCCTCGGCGCTGGCATCCAGGGCTGCGGCGATGATTTCAGAACCCGCTTCTGCGGCCTTCCAGCCCGCGAGCAGCGCCCAGGGATCCTCCGCCCTCCACACGGGAATGCGCCACACAGCGCCCATGGAGACCCGCACGGTGCGACGGGTCCACTGGCCCGGCCCCGGACCAGCCAGCACACCTTCCAAACCCAAGGCCGCAGCACTTCTGAGCAGAAGGCCCAGGTTTTCGCTGTCGTAAAGGCGGGGCAGAACCAGGAGTCGGCGAGCCTCTTGGAGTTTGGATTCAGCGGGTGGTGGTGGCACCTGGGCACAGGCCATAAGGCCCCGGTGAAAGGGAAACCCGGCCAACTCGGAAAGAGCCCCGGCGTCCGCCGTCAGAAGGTCCACCCCCGCCGGGAGGCGGTCTCGCAGGGCTGCCGCGGCCGACGTGGTTGCCGCCACGGAGATGAGACGCACCTCCCCTCTTCGCGCCGCTTCCAGCAGATCCTCGACCAGGATGCGCCCCTCGGCAATGAAGCACGTGCCATGTTCGGGGTGTTGCCTGGTCCCGGCAAAACGGAGGTCGCGATAAGGGTCCCAGGGATCAAAAGTGCTCATGGGTCCAGGGTAGCCCCGAGCGTTGGAGTTGGCGGAAACCAGAGGCGGAGGCGAGGCATGCCGCAGCCGATGCCCCACCCTTCGCAGGCGATCCGATTCCATGGGGCCACAAACAAAGGACTTCACCGGTGTTCTGATCATGTATTAACCGTGTTAATAAAGAAAGAAAGGTTTGTACCAGTATTTAACATATTAATTTTACTAACATTTCTTGACACCCAAATCGCTCATAGCAATCTGTTATTTCCACCCAGTGCCATCTGCTCTGAGCCATTACCTAGCGCTTCCGAACACCCCCCGCACCATTGATGACCTGCCGTCTGGAGCCATCCATGCCTCCCGAACGTGAATCCATCCCCCAGCGAGTCCAAACGCTCGCGCTTCAGATCAGCTCGCGGCCAGCGGTCCGCCAAGCGGTCAAACTCTTCCTGGATGCCGCTGCTGCCGGCATCGCCTGGGTGGCCGCCACCAGTCTGGTGCATTTTGAATTCCCCCGGCTGCTGCCGCTCCTGATCTGGGTTTCCTTCGCGATGGCCGTGAACGCCACCTTTCAGCACACGCGCCAGCACTACCGGCTGGTGGGATTCGTGGAGCTCCGGTCGCTCCTGATGAGCATGATGGTGATGGTCGCCGTAGCCCTTGCTTGTTACGTGACCACGGTTTATTTCAAGATCGGGGTGGCTCACCCTGAGGTCGCGCTGGCGGCCAGCCTGCTCACCACCTTGACCTGGGTCGTGCTGCGCGCGGCCTCTGCTGAGCTCTTCAAGCGCCGCTTTCAGAAGCAGAACCCCCACCGCCCCACCGTGGACCGGCGGAAAGCTCCCCGCGGAGGACGCTCCTTGGCCAATGACCTGGCCCTGCGCACCCTCATCGTGGGCGCCGGCCAAGCCGGTTCACGGTTGTGCCAGGAACTCCAGTCGAATCCGAAACTGAGAAGCCACGTGGTCGGCTTCCTGGATGATGCCCTCGAAAAGCAGGGCGTCCGCATTCATGGTGTGCCGGTCCTGGGGCCCTGCGGCATGCTGCCTACCTTCATCAAGGAAGCCCAGGCCAGCCAGGTGATCCTGGCCATCCCCAGCGCTCCCGGCTCCAGAATCCGCGAACTGGCCAAGGCCCTCCAGGGCGAAGGTGTTCGGGTGAAGACGCTGCCCAGCATGCAGGACCTCCTGGGCAAGGAGGCGTGGAAGCCGGAACTGCGAGACATCGCCATCGAAGACCTGCTCCGCCGGGAGCCCATCCAGCTGGACCTGGGCTCCATCCAGCAGGCCCTGACGGATTCCGTGGTGCTCATCACCGGTGCCGGGGGTTCCATCGGCAGTGAGCTGGCGCGGCAAGTGGCCCATTTCGGCCCCTCCCGCCTCATCCTCCTGGGCCGCGGCGAGAACAGTCTCTGGGGCGTGGAACGGGAGATCCGGCGACTCCATCCGGAATTGGCGCTGGAGGTCGAGCTTTGCGACATCCGGAACGCCCTCCGCCTGCAGCAGGTGTTTGAAGCCTGGAGGCCTGCCTTTGTCTTCCATGCTGCCGCGCACAAGCATGTGCCCTATCTGGAAAACCACCCGGAAGAAGGCATCGAGAACAACATCTTCGGCACCTTGAACGTGCTGAATGCCGCCAAATCCGTAGGCACCCGGAAATTCGTGAACATTTCCACCGACAAGGCCGTGAACCCCACCAGCGTTCTGGGTGTCACCAAGCGCGTGGCTGAATTCCTGGTCCTCAGGGCCGCCGAAAGCGAACTGGGGGATGGCCGCTACATGAGCGTCCGCTTCGGGAACGTGTTGGGCAGCCGGGGGAGCGTGATTCCGCTCTTCCACGAGCAAATCCGCCAGGGCGGCCCGATCACGGTCACTCACCCCGAGATGACCCGGTATTTCATGACGATCCCCGAGGCCAGCCAGCTGGTCCTGCAGGCCGGCCTCCTGGGCCGCACCGGCCAGGTTTTCGTGCTCGACATGGGTGAGCCGGTCCGCATTGTGGATTTGGCCGCTGACATGGCGCGACTCTCGGGCCTGACCCCAGGCTTTGACATCGACATTCAGTTCTCCGGCATCCGACCTGGCGAGAAGCTGTTCGAGGAACTCTTCACCGACAAGGAACATCGCCAATCGGAAGTCCATTCCAAAGTCTTTGAGGCCTCCCCGGAGCCCAGAAACCGGGCGGTGCTTGACCGGGCCCTCAGCGCCCTGAAGGAAGCCATGGATCTTCCCGAGGATCTGCGTCAAACCGCCTTCGTCCAAACCTTCATGGAACTGGTGCCCGCCTATGCACCTTCTCCCAATGGATTGGGCAAGTACCTGGCCGTGAAGGCAGTCGGGGCACCGCTGGTGGCCCCGGCGCCGAAAATCGTCGTCTTGCGCCCCACGCCTCCCTTGGCCCAGGCGCAACCCTGAGCCGAACAGTTCTATGGGTCGCCTCCACTGCGATCTGGTAGCATCAACTGTTTTATCCAGTTCAAAGCAACACCCATTCGCCGGTATATTACCAACAGCTGCATCCCCTTCCAGGGTTCCCCCCACCCACCGAAATCACACCGAGGTGATCCAAATGGCTTTGGATGTCCATTCCATTACTCCTGAGATCCATGACTACATCGCGAAGAACTTCCTCTTCAGCGATCAGGGGTTCCAATACAGCGATGACGCATCCTTCCTGGAAGAGGGCATCATCGATTCGCTGGGGATCATCGAACTTGTCTCCTTCGTCGAGAAGAAGTTCGGCATTTCCGTGGCCGACCACGAACTGCTGCCCACCAACTTCGACTCCGTGGCCAGGCTGAGCGCCTTCATCACCCGCAAGCTGGCCGAAGCTTCCTGACGAGGCCCCTGGATGCTCGTCCATGAATTCCTGATTCGCTCGGCCAGCCAGTTCCCCCAGAAGACGGCGCTGGTGTGTGGCGAGAAGCGTTTCACCTATGCGGAACTGGACGCCATGTCCAACCGCCTGGGCCATGCCCTGGTGCAGGGCGGCGTCCGGCGCGGCGACCGGGTGGCCATCCACCTCCACAACTCCGTGGAAGCCGTGGTCGGCATCTTCGCCATCCTCAAGGCTGGCGCCGCCTTCGTCTTCATCAACGCTTCGACCAAGCCGGACAAGCTGACCTACATCCTGAACAACTGCCGCGCCAAGGCGCTGCTCATGGATGGCCGTCTGGGAAATGCGGATGATCTGCTGAGCGCAGTTCCATCTCTTGCCCAGGTGGTGGTGAGTGGGCCCAAGTCGGCCCCTGCCGATCCCCGAATCCGGTCCTACGCGGACATCCAGGCTCAATCGCCAGCGACGCCCCTGCCCATCGTCAACATCGACCTGGATCTGGCCTGCCTCATCTACACGTCCGGAAGCACCGGCGAACCCAAGGGCGTGATGAGCGACCACAGCAACGTGGATTTCGCCAGCAGCTCCATCATGACCTACCTGGAAAGCAGGGCCGAAGACATCGTCCTCAGCGTCCTGCCGCTCTCCTTCGACTACGGGCTCTACCAGCTTCTGATGACCTTCAAGGCCGGCGCAACGCTGGTGCTGGAACGCACCTTCATGTACCCGGCGGCGATCCTCCAGCGCATCCAGGAGGAACGGCCCACGGGCTTCCCTGGTGTGCCCACCGTGTTCGCCATGCTGCTCCAGCTGGATCTGAGCACCTTCGACCTCTCCAGCCTGCGCTACATCACCAACACCGCCGCGGCGCTCTCGCCGAACAAAATCCTTGAAATACAGGCGGCCTTCCCCGGTGTGACCCTCTACTCGATGTATGGCCTCACGGAGACCAAGCGCACCCTCTACCTTCCACCGGACCAGCTGAGCGTCCGCCCAGGTTCCGTGGGCATTCCCATTCCCGGCACCGAGGCCTGGATCGAGGATGAATCGGGCCGCCGCCTGGGCCCCGGCGAAACCGGCGAGCTGGTGGTGCGGGGACGCCACGTCATGCGCGGCTACTGGGAAGCCCCCGAAGCCACCGCCAAGCGCTACCGCCCCGGCCCCCTTCCCGGCGAGCGGTTGTGCTATTCAGGCGACCTGTTCCGGCAGGATGAGGAAGGCTATTTCTACTTCATCAGCCGCAAGGACGACATCATCAAATGCCGCGGTGAGAAGGTGGCTCCCAAGGAAGTGGAGAACGTGCTGCACCAGCTGCCGGGCGTCACGGCCGTGGTGATTGGCGTTCCTGATGCCACCGCCGGGGAAGTGGTGAAAGCCTTCATCGTCGCCAACGGCAATCCGCTGACCGAAGCCGAGGTGATCGCCCATTGCCGGGCTCGGCTGGAGGATTTCATGGTGCCCAAATACGTCGAGTTCCGCACGGAGCTGCCCATGACCTCTTCGGGGAAGATCAGCAAACTTGGTCTGACTTAGAAGGCTCTCCAAGCAATCGATAGGGGCTGCATTGATGACAAAGGGTTTCCAGGCAAGGAAGTGGGCGCCGGGCGGTGCGGGCACACCGTTCAAGCCCGGTGACGCAGGATGGGAGCCCTTTGCCATCAACCCTCCGGGCTGGGGCGGCAGCCGTCGAAATGCTGCGTCAGGCTCCTCGTCCTTGGAACCACCAAGGCCTTCGTCGCCTTCCTTGCCTCCCTCGGCTGGCGCCCCAGTGCAGCCCCCACCCATTGCTTGGAGAGCCTTCTAATGTGCGGCATCGTTGGCATCTGCGACCTGGGTGGCGCGCGGCGGGTGGAGGAAGCCACCCTCCGCCAGATGCTCGGCATGATCCGCCACCGCGGGCCTGAGCAGTTCGGCATCTACCTGGACGACTCGGTGGGCCTGGGCAATGCCCGCCTCAGCATTGTCGATCTGAGCAGCGGTCAGCAGCCCATCTCCAACGAGGACGGCACGCTCTGGATCGTCTTCAACGGCGAGATCTTCAACCACCCGGAATTGCGCGAGGAACTGGAGCGGCTGGGGCATCGCTACACCACCAACTGCGACACGGAAACGGTCCTTCACGCCTACGAGGAGTATGGCCCGGACTGCCTCTCCCGCTTCAACGGCCAGTTCGCCATCGCCATCTGGGACACGCGCAACCGCAGCCTCTTCATGGCCCGCGATCGACTGGGCGTCCGGCCCATCTTCTACACCATCAAGGATGGCGCCCTGATCTTCGGTTCGGAGATCAAGGCGATCCTCGCCGCCCCTGGCGTCACCGCCGCTGCGGACCCCGTGGCCCTCGACCAGATTTTCACGGTCTGGAGCCCGCTCTCTCCCCGTTCCTTCTTCCGGGGCATCAAGGAAGTTCCCGCGGGGCACTGGATGCTCGTGAAGGAAGGCCGCATCACCGTCAAGCCCTACTGGGAGCTCAGCTTTCCGGAGGAGGGTGACTTCGCGCTCCGCTCCAAGCAGTCCTACGCCGAGGAATTCCGAGAGCTTCTCATTGACGCCACGCGGCTCCGCCTGCGGGCCGATGTGCCCGTGGGCGCCTACCTCAGTGGTGGCCTCGATTCCTCCACCATCACGGCCATCATCCGGAACTTCACCTCCAATCCCCTGGAGACCTTCTCCATCTCCTTCACCGATCCCGCCTTTGACGAAAGCAGCTATCAGAGCCGCATGGCCCAGGCGCTGGGCACGGATCACCATGTGGTGTACGCCACCCATGCGGATATCGGCCGCGTGTTCCCTGAAGTGATCTGGCACACCGAAACCCCCATCATGCGCACCTCCCCGGCGCCCATGTTCCTGCTGTCGGGTTTGGTGCGGGAAAAGGGCTTCAAGGTGGTTCTCACGGGTGAAGGCGCTGACGAATTCCTGGCCGGGTACGACATCTTCAAGGAGGCGAAGATCCGCCGGTTCTGGGCGGCCCGTCCCGATTCGGAGTTCCGCCCCGGCCTCTTCAACAAGATCTACCCCTGGCTGGCGGATCTGTCCCGGGGCAACTATGTGAAGTCCTTCTTCGGCATGGGGCTCGGTGATACGCAGGCACCGGATTACTCCCACCAGATCCGCTGGCGCACCACGGCCCGAGCGAAGCGCTTTTTCAGCGACGAGCTGCAACAGACCCTTCGGGAAGGCCAGCAGCACCTGTCACCCAGCCTGCCGAGCGGGTTTGATGCCTGGGATCCGCTCCACCAGGCGCAGTATCTGGAGATCAACGTCTTCCTCTCGCAGTACCTGCTCTCCTCCCAGAGTGATCGTGTGGCCATGGGCCACTCGGTGGAGGGACGGTTCCCCTTCCTGGATTACCGGGTGGTGGAGTTCTGCAACCACCTGCCTCCCTCGCTCAAGCTGAAGGGATTGACGGAGAAGCACCTGCTGAAGGAAGTCAGCCGGGAATGGCTGCCCGCCGACATCACGGACCGGCCCAAGCAGCCCTTCCGGGCTCCCATCCACCGGGCCTTCTTCAACGACACGCCTGCGGACTACCTCGAGGAGCTGCTTTCCCCTTCGGCGCTCAAGGCTTCGGGCTTCTTCAAGCCTCAGGCCGTGGGCCAGCTGGTGGCCAAGCTGAAACAAGGCCTCGCCCTCAGCGAAACCGACGACATGGCCCTGGCCGGCATCATCTCCACCCAGCTGATGGACCGGCAGTTCCTCTCCTCTTTCAAGCTTTCGCCCACCCTCAGCGGCTCCGACCACGTCAAGGTCGTCCGCGGCCATGAGACATCCCACGGAGTGCTGCCATGACCTTGACCAAGCGCGTTCTCGACATCGACGCGGCAGCGGAGACTGATCGCATCGTGAAGTGGATGCGGGAGAACATGCGGGGCCTCCACCGCACGGGAGCGGTGCTGGGCATCAGCGGCGGCATCGATTCCTCCGTGTGCCTCGCCCTCTGCGTCAAAGCCTTCGGCCCCGACCGGGTGATCCCCCTGCTGCTGCCCGAAAAGGATTCCGATCCGGCCTCGGAGGAATTGGCGCGCATGCTGGCCGCGCATTACGGAACCACGCCCATCCTGGAAGTCATCACCGGCGCCCTGGATGGCTACCGCTGCTATGAGCGCCGGGATGAAGCCATCGCCAGGATCTTCCCCGAGTACGACCCCAAGAAGGGCTACCTCGCGAAGATCGTTCTGCCTCCGGGCCTCCTGGACGAGGGCACGCTGAACGTCTACTCCCTCACCATCGTGACGCCGGAGGGCGAGGAGAAGAGCCTGCGCCTGCCGCCCGCGGAATTCGCCCAGATCGTGGCCGCTTCCAACTTCAAACAGCGCACCCGCACGGCGATGCTCTACTACCACGCAGAGCTGCGGAACTTCGCCGTCATCGGGACGCCCAACAAGAACGAGCACGACCAGGGCTTCTTCGTGAAATACGGCGATGGCGGCGTCGACCTGAAGCCCATCGTCCACCTCTACAAGACGCAGGTCTACCAGCTGGCCCGATACCTGGGCGTGCCCGAGGTCATCCAGAAGCGGCCCCCCACCTCGGACACCTACAGCGCTCCGGCCACCCAGGAGGAGTTCTTCTTCCGTCTTCCCTTCGATGTCATGGACATGCTCTGGTACGCCCAGGAAAACAAGATCTCCGCTGAAGAGACCGCCGCCGCCCTGGACATGACCCCGGCCCAAGTGCGCAATGCCTTCGAGGATTTCACCCGCAAGACAAGGACCACCCACTACCTGCGCACGCCGCCCCTGGATATGACCGCGCTCGGCCACCCCATCCAGGCGGTTCGCTGAAGCCACCTCTGAACGAAGGAGCCGCCTGATGCCAGTGGGTCGCCGATTCCCCCGCCAGCCGATGTTTGGCTCTGCGCTCGCGCTGCTGCTGGGCCTGCTGGCGATGACGGTCCCTTTTTCCACCTCCTGCTCCCGAAGCGCCTCCTCGGCCTCGGTGACCTCCAAGGAGCACGCCATGCAGCCCTCCCCCAAACCCGTGCGCATCGCCTTCCTGCACCACAGCACGGGCGGCATCGTGTGGGAGAGCGGACTGCCCCAGTTCATCCAGTCCTGGAACGCGACCCACGGAACGGACTACCGCATCACCGAACTGCCCTACCCCAGCGCCACCGGAGGGCATACCTCGCTTCGAAAGCTGCTGCCCGCCCGGGTCTTCAACGTCCTGATCAAGAACCACTATCCCTGGGACAACCAGCCCTATGACTACTGGAACCTGTGGGTAGCCCACCAGGGCGAGAACCGCGACCGGTCCGAGCTCAACCTCGACGACCTGGCCCGCTCCTACGATGTGATCGTCTTCAAGCACTGCTTCCCGGTCAGCCGTGTGCAGCCCGAGGAGGGGGCCCCCAGCGTCTCCTCGCCGAAACAGACCTTGGCCAACTACAAGCTGCAGTACGAAGCGCTCAAGACCCGGATGCGGCAATTCCCGCAAATCCGCTTCATCCTGTGGACCGGCCCGGCGCTGACGGAATCCGGAACCACCCCGGAGGAGGCGGAACGGGCGCGGCAATTCGCCTCCTGGGTGAAGGAGACCTGGGATGAAAAGGGCGACAACCTCTTCCTCTGGGATTTCCGGGAGCTGGAGACCCATGGAGGACTCTTCCTCCGCCCGGAGAACGCCCACGGGCCAAACAACCCTCATCCAGCCAAAACCTTCGCGGTCCAAGTCGCTCCTCTTCTCGGCCAGCGGATTGTGGACGTGATCGAGGGGCGAGCTGACCATTCCAGCCTCACGGGCCGATGAGGCCCGGTCATTTCAGCATCAAGCCACAGGGAGACCCCATGGAGCCAGCGGCCCACCAAGAGCTGAAGACCCACTTGGCGGCCCTCCTCGCCGACGCTGCCGGATCCGCCGCAGAGACGGAAGCCGATGCCATCCTCGAGGCCGCCCTGATCGCGCGACCAGAGGCACCACAGGATCTGGCCCTGGAGCTGGCCGGGAAGCGTGCCGCCGGCGCGCCTCTTGGATTGGTCCTCGGTCGCCAGCGCTTTCTCGGGGTTGAGCTGCTCGCCAAGGCGGACGTATTGGCCCCCCGGGAAGAAACGGAGATTCTCGGCACCGAAGTCCTCTCCATCCTCCGTGCCCTGAGCCAGGAGGAACCGGGGCGGGAGCTGCGGATGATCGACATGGGCTGCGGATCCGGGAACCTGGCCTGCGCCGCGGCCATGGCCGTGCCCCAGGTGCGGATCTGGGCCTCGGACATCACCGCCTCCTGTGCCGAACTGACCCGGGCCAATGCCGCACACCTTGGCCTCCAGCACCGGATCGAGGTTTCCCAAGGCGACCTTTTCGCACCCCTCACCGGGAAGGGCCTCGAAGGCACCATGGATCTGGTGGTGATGAACCCGCCCTACATCCCTTCAACTTCCCTGGCGAACTCCCACGCGGCTCTGCTGCAGCACGAGCCAAGGGAGGCCTTCGATGGTGGGCCCTACGGCATCTCCATCCTCTCCCGCCTCCTTCAGGATGCCCCGCTGTTCCTCAAGCCGGGTGCGCATCTGCTTTTCGAGTTTGGGCTTGGCCAGGCCCGGATGATCCAATCCCTGGTCGAGAAGAAGAACCTTTACACCGGACTGCGCTTCGCCTCGGATGTCGAAGGCCATCCTCGCGCCGCCATCGCCAGGAGATAATGAAGGCTTCCACCAGAAGCCACTCCCCTTCCCCTCCCGGCGCGTTCGCTCCCGATCAACAGAATTCCGACCTAGAATCGACACGTCAAAGGAACGACTCATGTCCATCGTTGGCACTTTGAAGTCTTTCTACCGTAAATACCGGCTGTGGAAGCTTCGCAGAGCCGGATTGACGATTCCCGACGATTGCAGCCTGATGAGACCCTTCCCGAAATTTGGCGACGAGCCCTACCTGATCACCATTGGACACAATGTCGGTTTCGCAGCGGAAGTCATCTTCATCACGCACGATGGAGGAACGAAGGTTTTCAAGCGGGAGGAGCGCTATAAAAAAGTGCTCAAATACGGCCGCATCACCGTCCACGACAATTGTGTCATCGGACAGCGGGTCATCATCCTGCCCGGTGTGACCATCGGACCCAACTCGGTGGTGGCCGCCGGCTCCGTGGTGTCTCGAAACGTGCCACCGGGAGTTCTCGCCGCCGGCAATCCCGCCAAGCCCGTCATGACCCTCCATCAGTACGCGGAGTGGTCCCTGGCCGCCACCCCAGACTACGACGAGCAGGAATACCGGAAGGACAAGCGGGCCTTCCTGACGAAATTCCACATGCGAGGGCGTGCCGCCAACCGGGCCAAGCCTCTCCCGCAAGATCCCGTCTAGGGTGATCCTGCCGTTTCTTGAGCCGAACCCGGCCTTTGGTACCGACTCAGCAGGGGCGAGGAATGGGAATCAAGGGCTTTCCCAAACGGTGGATCAACCCGAACCACACGCGCATGGAAGGGCTCCTTTAAGGCCCCAGGAACGGCTTTCAGCATGGAAATTAACTTGCGTTAACATTCAATTTAGCGATAACGTAATACCACTCCTTTCCTTCGGTCACGGTGCATCGGGAGCCCCCTCATGGAGATCGGCATGTCCCAGTCCCTGAACCTCACATCAGCTTCCGTCTCTGTCCTGCCACTGGGCGCGCCCAGTCATGCGGCAGCGAGCGCTGCGGGCCGGAGCTCCGGCGCATCCCGATGGAACATGGGGGCCGCCCTCGGAGCAGCCCTGATGGTTGTCGGCTGTGCTTCGCCCGGCATGAAGCTGGATGTGAAACCCGGCGCGCGGCCCACCACCACCCAGGTCAATGGCCTCAATGTCACGCTTCAGGCCCTGGATCCGCAGGCGGCGCCCATGCGTGCGGCCCGGACCACGGATCCCGCCACCCTCAGCGCCCTGCTGGTGGACAAGGTGCCGCCCTACCGGGTTGGCCCCCAGGATGTCCTCCTGATCACCGTCTGGGATCACCCTGAAATCACCCTGCCCCTCGGCCAGTTCCGCACGGACGCCGCCACCGGCATGGTGATCGACGAAGACGGATTCCTCTACTTCCCCTACGTGGGCAAGATCCAGATCAGCGGGCAGACCATTTCTCAGGTGCGGGATACCATCACGAGCCACCTGGCCAAAGTCCTCCAGAAGCCGCAGGTGGAT
This sequence is a window from Geothrix sp. PMB-07. Protein-coding genes within it:
- the mtnA gene encoding S-methyl-5-thioribose-1-phosphate isomerase, translating into MNPFESLGLKHDGRTLWVLDQTQLPDAEVWLDGSEPEAMVALIKRLAVRGAPLIGVAAAACLATFAQRGAGAVEYAAACAALRAARPTAVNLMWAMDRMKNVTDPVAEAQAIFEEDVRLCEGMALHGAALIQDGEGILTHCNTGGLATAGIGTALGVIRRAHEQGKRIHVYADETRPLLQGGRLTAWELKRLGIPATLITDSMAALLLRDGRIQRVLVGSDRVAANGDFANKVGTYGVAVQARFHGVPFHPVAPFSTVDLACPDGAAIPIEERNPEEVRGFGTIRWAPDGMPAWNPSFDVTPVDLVTSLILDRGVYTAQALKAGALLRA
- a CDS encoding class I adenylate-forming enzyme family protein, with translation MLVHEFLIRSASQFPQKTALVCGEKRFTYAELDAMSNRLGHALVQGGVRRGDRVAIHLHNSVEAVVGIFAILKAGAAFVFINASTKPDKLTYILNNCRAKALLMDGRLGNADDLLSAVPSLAQVVVSGPKSAPADPRIRSYADIQAQSPATPLPIVNIDLDLACLIYTSGSTGEPKGVMSDHSNVDFASSSIMTYLESRAEDIVLSVLPLSFDYGLYQLLMTFKAGATLVLERTFMYPAAILQRIQEERPTGFPGVPTVFAMLLQLDLSTFDLSSLRYITNTAAALSPNKILEIQAAFPGVTLYSMYGLTETKRTLYLPPDQLSVRPGSVGIPIPGTEAWIEDESGRRLGPGETGELVVRGRHVMRGYWEAPEATAKRYRPGPLPGERLCYSGDLFRQDEEGYFYFISRKDDIIKCRGEKVAPKEVENVLHQLPGVTAVVIGVPDATAGEVVKAFIVANGNPLTEAEVIAHCRARLEDFMVPKYVEFRTELPMTSSGKISKLGLT
- the asnB gene encoding asparagine synthase (glutamine-hydrolyzing) codes for the protein MCGIVGICDLGGARRVEEATLRQMLGMIRHRGPEQFGIYLDDSVGLGNARLSIVDLSSGQQPISNEDGTLWIVFNGEIFNHPELREELERLGHRYTTNCDTETVLHAYEEYGPDCLSRFNGQFAIAIWDTRNRSLFMARDRLGVRPIFYTIKDGALIFGSEIKAILAAPGVTAAADPVALDQIFTVWSPLSPRSFFRGIKEVPAGHWMLVKEGRITVKPYWELSFPEEGDFALRSKQSYAEEFRELLIDATRLRLRADVPVGAYLSGGLDSSTITAIIRNFTSNPLETFSISFTDPAFDESSYQSRMAQALGTDHHVVYATHADIGRVFPEVIWHTETPIMRTSPAPMFLLSGLVREKGFKVVLTGEGADEFLAGYDIFKEAKIRRFWAARPDSEFRPGLFNKIYPWLADLSRGNYVKSFFGMGLGDTQAPDYSHQIRWRTTARAKRFFSDELQQTLREGQQHLSPSLPSGFDAWDPLHQAQYLEINVFLSQYLLSSQSDRVAMGHSVEGRFPFLDYRVVEFCNHLPPSLKLKGLTEKHLLKEVSREWLPADITDRPKQPFRAPIHRAFFNDTPADYLEELLSPSALKASGFFKPQAVGQLVAKLKQGLALSETDDMALAGIISTQLMDRQFLSSFKLSPTLSGSDHVKVVRGHETSHGVLP
- a CDS encoding nucleoside-diphosphate sugar epimerase/dehydratase, which gives rise to MPPERESIPQRVQTLALQISSRPAVRQAVKLFLDAAAAGIAWVAATSLVHFEFPRLLPLLIWVSFAMAVNATFQHTRQHYRLVGFVELRSLLMSMMVMVAVALACYVTTVYFKIGVAHPEVALAASLLTTLTWVVLRAASAELFKRRFQKQNPHRPTVDRRKAPRGGRSLANDLALRTLIVGAGQAGSRLCQELQSNPKLRSHVVGFLDDALEKQGVRIHGVPVLGPCGMLPTFIKEAQASQVILAIPSAPGSRIRELAKALQGEGVRVKTLPSMQDLLGKEAWKPELRDIAIEDLLRREPIQLDLGSIQQALTDSVVLITGAGGSIGSELARQVAHFGPSRLILLGRGENSLWGVEREIRRLHPELALEVELCDIRNALRLQQVFEAWRPAFVFHAAAHKHVPYLENHPEEGIENNIFGTLNVLNAAKSVGTRKFVNISTDKAVNPTSVLGVTKRVAEFLVLRAAESELGDGRYMSVRFGNVLGSRGSVIPLFHEQIRQGGPITVTHPEMTRYFMTIPEASQLVLQAGLLGRTGQVFVLDMGEPVRIVDLAADMARLSGLTPGFDIDIQFSGIRPGEKLFEELFTDKEHRQSEVHSKVFEASPEPRNRAVLDRALSALKEAMDLPEDLRQTAFVQTFMELVPAYAPSPNGLGKYLAVKAVGAPLVAPAPKIVVLRPTPPLAQAQP
- a CDS encoding RNA methyltransferase; the protein is MSTFDPWDPYRDLRFAGTRQHPEHGTCFIAEGRILVEDLLEAARRGEVRLISVAATTSAAAALRDRLPAGVDLLTADAGALSELAGFPFHRGLMACAQVPPPPAESKLQEARRLLVLPRLYDSENLGLLLRSAAALGLEGVLAGPGPGQWTRRTVRVSMGAVWRIPVWRAEDPWALLAGWKAAEAGSEIIAAALDASAEDARTWRPASRCALVMGPEDLGLDAEQIAGCDRTVAIPMASGMDSLNVAAAGAILMFRMMEGAAAGF
- a CDS encoding acyl carrier protein produces the protein MALDVHSITPEIHDYIAKNFLFSDQGFQYSDDASFLEEGIIDSLGIIELVSFVEKKFGISVADHELLPTNFDSVARLSAFITRKLAEAS